In Beutenbergia cavernae DSM 12333, the DNA window AGCCCGGGGCTGATCACGCCGGGGCAGTTCGGACCGATGAGCCGCACGCCGCGCTCGTGCGCGAGCGTGAAGAACTCGGCGGTGTCCGCGACCGGCACGCCCTCGGTGATGATGACGACGAGCGGCACGCCGGCCTCGATCGCCTCGACCACCGCCGCCTTGGTGAACGCGGGCGGGACGAAGATCACGGAGACGTTCGCGCCCGTGGCGGCGACGGCGTCGGCCACCGTGCCGAACACGGGCACGTCGACCTCCCCGCCGTCCGGCGCCGGGAACGTCTGCGACTGGCCGGCCTTGCGCGGGTTGACGCCGCCGACGATGTTCGTGCCGGACGCGAGCATGCGCGTCGTGTGCTTGGTGCCCTCCGAGCCGGTCATCCCCTGGACGATGACGGTGGAGCTTGCGTCGATGAAGATCGCCATGAGTCTGTCGTGGTCCTCGTGTCTCGTTCGGGCGGGATCAGGCGGTGACGGCGGAGTGGGCCGCGGCGGCGGCAGCGTCGGCCCCGCCGTCCATGGTCTCGGCGAGCGTCACCAGCGGGTGGTTCGCCTCGGCGAGGATCGCCCGGCCCTCCTCGACGGCGTTGCCGTCCAGCCGCACGACGAGGGGCTTGTTCTCCTTGTCGCCGAGGATCTCCAGCGCCTGCACGATGCCACGGGCGACCTCGTCGCACGCGGTGATCCCGCCGAACACGTTGACGAACACGCTCTTGACCTGCGGGTCGCCGAGGATGACGTCGAGACCGGCGGCCATCACGGCCGCCGAGGCGCCGCCGCCGATGTCCAGGAAGTTGGCGGGCTTGACGCCGCCGTGCCGCTCCCCCGCGTACGCGACGACGTCGAGCGTGCTCATGACGAGGCCCGCGCCGTTGCCGATGATGCCGACCTCACCGTCGAGCTTGACGTAGTTGAGGTCGTGCGCCTTCGCCTTGGCCTCGAGCGGGTCCGCGGAGGCGGCGTCCTCGAGCTCCGCGTGCTCCGGGTGCCGGAACTCGGCGTTGTCGTCGAGCGTCACCTTGCCGTCGAGGGCGATGACCCGGCCGTCGGTCGTCCGCACGAGCGGGTTGACCTCGACGAGCGTCGCGTCCTCGGCGTCGTAGACGGTCCACAGCTTCTGGATCACGTCGGCGACGGCGCCCGCGACGTCGTCGGCGAAGCCCGCCGCGGCCACGATCTCCGCCGCCTTGGCGGCGTCGATGCCGACGAGCGGGTCGACGGCGACGCGCGCCAGCGCCTCCGGACGCTCGACGGCGAGCTGCTCGATCTCCACGCCGCCCTCGACGCTCGCCATGGCGAGATAGCTGCGGTTCGCGCGGTCGAGCAGCACGGAGAAGTAGTACTCCTCGGCGATGCTCGCACCCTCGGCGATCATCACGCGGTGCACCGTGTGCCCCTTGATGTCCATCCCGAGGATCTGCTCGGCGGCCTCGGCGGCCTCCTCGGGCGAACGCGCCAGCTTGACGCCACCCGCCTTGCCACGGCCCCCGGTCTTCACCTGGGCCTTGACGACCACGACAGAACCGGCGCCGCTCGTCAGCGTCTCGGCCGCCGCCCGCGCCTCGTCGACCGTCGTGGCGACGATGCCGCCGAGCACGGGGACACCGTGCTTCTCGAACACGTCCCGTGCCTGGTACTCGAACAGGTCCACCGGTGCCTGGTCCTTCCGTCGCCGCGACCGCAGGTCGCGGCCGTGTCTGGTGCCTGGAGCGATGCCTCGACGTCGAGACATCCCTCGGAAGGGTAGTCCCCTTCCGCTGCGCGAGGACACGCGGGGCGGACGACGGCGGGTGTTCCGTTGGCCACATCGCCGCCAGAACCTGCCGGCACAGCGGCCCGGCAGGAGCGTCAGGAGTCGGCGACGACGAGCGCCACGACCAGGACGGCGAACGCCACCAGCAGGGCGCCGACGGCGAGCAGCACCACGCCGAGCGCGCGGAGGCCGCCGCCCGGCGGCGTCAGCGAGGCGACGGCCGGCCGTCGCGGCGAGACGTAGACCGGCAGGACGGCCCCGGGCTGCGGCGCACCGGCCGCCCGTGCGTCGAGGGCCACCCGGCGGGGCACCCCGCGCGGGTCGACGAGATCGACCTGGACGTGCCCGGCCGGGGCGCCGGGCACCGAGCCCGCGACGCGGGCCGGGACGACGCCCACCACCGCGGCGCTCGAGCGCCACAGGAGGTACCATCCGAACCCGACAGCCGCCAGCACCAGCGGGCCGACGACCACGACGAGGCCAACGATCACGTAGGCGATCGCCTCGCCCGAACCCGGCGCGCGCATGGCGCCCTCCTCTCGCTCCCGTCCGGCGCGTCCGTCCCGCCGGGTCGCTCGATCGCCCATCCTGGCGCACCCGCCCACCATCCGGCCGTCAACCGTAGTTGACATCTCGAGCGGTGTCAACCTAGATTGACGCTATGACCACGGAGATGGATGCGGCGACGAGCGACGACCCGGCCGTCGGGCTCCGCGCGGTCCGCTCGCTGCGGGAGCTCGCGGACCGGCTCGAGTCCCTCCAGGTCGAGCGAGCCCGCGCGCTCGGCTGGTCCTGGCAGGACGTGGCGGAGGCGCTCGGCGTCTCCCGGCAGGCGGTGCACAAGAAGCACGGGGCCCGCGGCCCCCTCGGCAGGAAGGGCTGACATGTTCGAGAGGTTCACGGACCCGGCGCGGGCCGCCGTCGTCCACGCCCAGGAGCGTGCCCGCGCGATGCGGGCGCCGCGGGTCGGGTCGGAGCACCTGCTCCTCGGAGTCGCCGACACCGGCGGCGCCGGCGGCGCGGCCCTGCGCACCGCCGGGCTCGACACCCCGCGTCTCGCGGAGCTCGCTGCCGGAGCCGCCGAGGACGACCTCGACCCCGAGGCTCTCGCCACCCTCGGGATCGACCTCGATGCCGTGCGGGCGCGCACCGACGCCCTCTTCGGATCCGGTGCGCTCGAGCGCGCCGGATCACGGCGCCCGCGCGGCGGGCACATCCCGTTCGAGCAAGAGACGAAGAAGGCCCTCGAGCTCGCCCTGCGGGAGGCCATCCGGCTGCGCCAGCGGCACATCGACACGGGGCACCTGCTCCTCGGGATCCTGCGCGCCGACTGCACCGGCCGCCGCGTGCTGCAGCGTGCAGGCGCGGACGTCGACGACCTCCGCGCGATCACCGTGACGGCGATCGCCGAGGCGGCGGCCTGAGGTGCCCGCCTACCGCGTGCGCCTCCGCCGGTACGACGACGCCGGCGTCGCCCGCTGGGCGCGCACCGTCCGCGCCGCCCGGCTCGAGGACGCCGTCGACCTCGCCTGCCTCGGAGCGGGACTGCGGCGGCGGGACCCCGCCCACGCGGACCCGCTGCAGCTCGTCGGGACGTGGAGCGCTCGCCGCGTCGGGCCTGCCGGCCGACGCGACCGGCGCGTGGGCCAGCTCGTCCGCCGCGAGCCCCCGGCACTCGTGCTGGCCGCGCTCGCTCGCGGAGGTCCTGGACCCGGACCGCTGCGAGCCGCCCGGCGTCGGCGCCGTCCGCGGTCCTGACGCCGCGCCCTCAGCCCTGCGGCGTCAGCCCTGCGGCGGCGGCCCGAGCTCGGCCAGTGCCGCCTGGACGACGTCGGCGTACACCTCGGTCCCGGCCATCGTCGGGTGCGTGCGGTCGGAGTGGAGCAGCTCCGGTCGGTCGGCGACGGCGGCGTGCCAGTCGGCGACGACGACGTTCGGGTAGTCAGCGGCGATCGCCGCCAGGAGTGCGTTCGCGTCAGGCACCCAGTAGCTGACGCCGACCGTGTTCACGAGCACGACGCGGCGCTCGGGCCCGATGAGGTCGAGCACCTGGCGCATCGCGTCCTCGGACCCGTCGAACTGGAACCCCCCGTTCGTGCCGAAGTTCAGCACGACGACGTCCCGCAGGGTTCCGGCGTCGAGCGCCGCCTGCACGAGCGCGGGGGCGTCGAGCCACTTGCGGATCGGCTCGGCGTCCAGGGCGATCCCCGGGAACCTGGTGAGGACGGCCGGCGCGGCGCCGGACAGCACCGAGTCGCCGAAGGCGCTGATCTGCTCGCCGGTGACCGGCGGCGGCGCCTCGGGCGCGGCGTCGGGTGGCGTGCCCGCTGACGGCGCGGCATCCGGCGGGACGTCCGTGCCGGGGTCGGCGGCGGCGTCGCCGTCGGGAGACGAAGCGGAGGAGTCGGCGATCGCGGCGAGACCCGCCTCCACGGACTGCTGAGCGCCCGAGGAGCGGGGCGCCGTCGCCGTCGCCACCATCGCGCAGACGACGGCGAGCGACACGAGGGCCGCCGCGAGCCGCGGGGCGGGGCGGCGCGAGGCGGTGGCGACCCTGGCGAGAGTCGCGCGAAACCCGTCGCGCCGCACGGGCGCCTCGACCCACCGGTACGACGCCGCGGCGAGCCCGAACGTGGCAGCCAGGGCGAGCGCCGTCGTCGCCCACCAGGAAGGCGAACGCGGGGGCGCGTCCGCGGCCGCCGCGACCACGAGGAGCAGCGGCCAGTGCCACAGGTAGATCCCGTAGGAGCGCTCACCCACCCACACGAGAGGTCGGGACTCGAGCACGCGCACGTACGGTCCGCGACCGGCGGCGCAGCCGAGCACGGCGAGCAGCGCGAGCACGGAGGCGAGCAGGATGCCGCCGCGGTAGGTGAACGCCGCGTCGCTGTGCAGGAGCGCCATGAGCGCGACGAGGGCGACGACGGCCACGGGCGCGAGCCGGCGCAACGGCAGCGGGAGGCCACGCCCCGCGCGTCCGGAGAGCCAGAACGCGGCGCCGACGCCGAGGAGCAGACCCACGACGTGGGTGTCCGTGCCGTAGTACACGCGTGTCGGGTCGGCGCCCGGCGCGTAGAGCACCGCCATCGCCACGGCCGACGCGAGCGCCGCGGCGCCGGCCACGGCCACCCGGGCGCGCCAGGTCCGGACCACCGCGAGCAGGACGGCGAGCGCCACCGGCCAGATCAGGTAGAACTGCTCCTCGATGGCCAGCGACCAGAACGTCGCGAACAGCTGCGGCGCGGTCTGGTCGAAGTAGCTCGCCTCCGCGGCGACGGCGAGCCAGTTGCTCGAGAAGGTCGCGGCGCCGAGCACCTGCCGCCCGATGCCGACGAGCAGATCGGGCTCGACGAGACGTGCGAGCAGCACCCCCGTCACGACGACCGTCGCGAGAGCGGGCAGCAGCCGCCGCGCCCGGCGCGCCCAGAACCGGCGCAGGTCGAGGCGACCCGCGTCCCGCACCTCCCGGAGCAGGAGGGTCGTGATGAGGAACCCGCTCACGACGAAGAACACGTCCACGCCGAGAAAGCCGCCAGGCAGGGCCTGCGGCCACGTGTGATAGACGAGCACGGCGAGCACGGCGAGAGCGCGCAGCCCGTCGAGACCCCGGATCCGGGACGACGACGGCCGGCTCGGAGCGTGCGGCGCCGTCGTCGTGCGCCCCGACCGCCCCGG includes these proteins:
- the sucC gene encoding ADP-forming succinate--CoA ligase subunit beta, with the translated sequence MDLFEYQARDVFEKHGVPVLGGIVATTVDEARAAAETLTSGAGSVVVVKAQVKTGGRGKAGGVKLARSPEEAAEAAEQILGMDIKGHTVHRVMIAEGASIAEEYYFSVLLDRANRSYLAMASVEGGVEIEQLAVERPEALARVAVDPLVGIDAAKAAEIVAAAGFADDVAGAVADVIQKLWTVYDAEDATLVEVNPLVRTTDGRVIALDGKVTLDDNAEFRHPEHAELEDAASADPLEAKAKAHDLNYVKLDGEVGIIGNGAGLVMSTLDVVAYAGERHGGVKPANFLDIGGGASAAVMAAGLDVILGDPQVKSVFVNVFGGITACDEVARGIVQALEILGDKENKPLVVRLDGNAVEEGRAILAEANHPLVTLAETMDGGADAAAAAAHSAVTA
- a CDS encoding Clp protease N-terminal domain-containing protein — encoded protein: MFERFTDPARAAVVHAQERARAMRAPRVGSEHLLLGVADTGGAGGAALRTAGLDTPRLAELAAGAAEDDLDPEALATLGIDLDAVRARTDALFGSGALERAGSRRPRGGHIPFEQETKKALELALREAIRLRQRHIDTGHLLLGILRADCTGRRVLQRAGADVDDLRAITVTAIAEAAA
- a CDS encoding acyltransferase family protein; translated protein: MSTTLTRARPEPAAPSPGRSGRTTTAPHAPSRPSSSRIRGLDGLRALAVLAVLVYHTWPQALPGGFLGVDVFFVVSGFLITTLLLREVRDAGRLDLRRFWARRARRLLPALATVVVTGVLLARLVEPDLLVGIGRQVLGAATFSSNWLAVAAEASYFDQTAPQLFATFWSLAIEEQFYLIWPVALAVLLAVVRTWRARVAVAGAAALASAVAMAVLYAPGADPTRVYYGTDTHVVGLLLGVGAAFWLSGRAGRGLPLPLRRLAPVAVVALVALMALLHSDAAFTYRGGILLASVLALLAVLGCAAGRGPYVRVLESRPLVWVGERSYGIYLWHWPLLLVVAAAADAPPRSPSWWATTALALAATFGLAAASYRWVEAPVRRDGFRATLARVATASRRPAPRLAAALVSLAVVCAMVATATAPRSSGAQQSVEAGLAAIADSSASSPDGDAAADPGTDVPPDAAPSAGTPPDAAPEAPPPVTGEQISAFGDSVLSGAAPAVLTRFPGIALDAEPIRKWLDAPALVQAALDAGTLRDVVVLNFGTNGGFQFDGSEDAMRQVLDLIGPERRVVLVNTVGVSYWVPDANALLAAIAADYPNVVVADWHAAVADRPELLHSDRTHPTMAGTEVYADVVQAALAELGPPPQG